Proteins found in one Candidatus Woesearchaeota archaeon genomic segment:
- a CDS encoding ribosome biogenesis/translation initiation ATPase RLI, translating into MVRIAVVEKDKCHPMQCGNYLCARLCPVNKTGAACIVKGEDNKAKIDADLCTGCGICPKRCPFGAIHIINLPEAINKPPIHRYGSNGFHLYNLPTPLFGKVVGVLGRNGGGKSTALKILAGAVKPNLGKDSDATHHEVINYFKGQEAQAYFEKVRDGTIRVAYKPQTVDGIPKHHNGTVRQLLEKANEKKKLEQYAKLLEIDTVLDHDIASVSGGELQRIAICATALKKANVYLFDEPTSYLDIKQRVSVSRFIRNLVDDANGEEKNAVLVIEHDLIILDFMTDLVHIMYGEVGGYGVVSQPMTSRVGINTYLSGFLKDENMRFRDYAITFDITPQSTPTTPKKMLSWERIKKKVGTFSLEAPEGFIAQNEVYGMLGENGIGKTTFVRILANDHAPDSGSVQSDRSVQVSYKPQYLESESEQLTADVLKQVNEKYEALLVRPLQLKDLYTKKLCELSGGELQRVAIAQCLARDAQLYLLDEPSAYLDVEQRLAVAKVIREVMEHKGASCLVVDHDLLFVDYLSNRVCVCTGVAAHSGTIEGPFDKEHGMNMFLKEMNLTFRKDPESFRPRANKPGSQIDQQQRASGKMYG; encoded by the coding sequence ATGGTTCGCATAGCGGTTGTGGAAAAAGACAAGTGCCATCCGATGCAGTGCGGCAACTATTTATGCGCCCGACTGTGCCCAGTGAACAAGACCGGCGCGGCGTGTATTGTCAAGGGGGAGGACAACAAGGCAAAGATAGATGCTGACTTATGCACGGGCTGCGGCATCTGCCCCAAGCGATGCCCCTTTGGCGCGATTCATATCATCAATCTTCCGGAAGCAATCAACAAGCCGCCGATTCACCGCTACGGTTCGAATGGGTTTCATTTGTATAATCTGCCAACGCCGCTTTTCGGCAAAGTTGTTGGCGTACTCGGAAGAAACGGTGGCGGCAAATCAACGGCGCTGAAAATTCTTGCAGGAGCAGTCAAGCCCAACCTCGGCAAAGACAGCGACGCAACGCATCACGAAGTTATCAATTATTTCAAGGGACAAGAAGCGCAGGCATATTTTGAAAAAGTTCGGGATGGGACCATCCGCGTTGCCTACAAGCCGCAAACCGTTGATGGCATCCCCAAACACCACAACGGAACCGTGCGCCAGCTGCTGGAAAAAGCAAATGAAAAAAAGAAGCTTGAGCAGTACGCAAAACTCCTTGAGATTGATACCGTGCTTGACCATGACATTGCCAGCGTGAGCGGCGGCGAACTGCAGCGGATTGCTATTTGCGCAACGGCGCTGAAAAAGGCAAACGTGTACCTGTTTGACGAGCCGACGTCGTATCTTGACATCAAGCAGCGCGTCAGTGTTTCCCGATTCATCCGAAACCTTGTTGACGACGCAAACGGCGAAGAAAAAAATGCAGTGTTGGTCATTGAGCACGACCTAATTATTCTCGACTTTATGACTGACCTTGTGCACATCATGTATGGTGAAGTCGGCGGTTATGGTGTGGTGAGCCAACCGATGACCAGCAGAGTCGGCATCAACACGTACCTCAGCGGATTTTTGAAAGATGAAAATATGCGCTTCCGCGACTATGCCATCACCTTTGATATAACGCCGCAGAGCACGCCGACCACCCCAAAAAAAATGCTGTCGTGGGAGCGCATCAAGAAAAAAGTAGGCACGTTCTCGCTTGAGGCGCCGGAAGGATTCATTGCGCAGAATGAAGTGTATGGTATGCTCGGCGAGAATGGCATTGGAAAAACAACATTTGTCAGGATTTTGGCAAACGACCATGCGCCTGATTCCGGAAGTGTGCAGAGCGATCGCAGTGTCCAAGTTTCATACAAGCCGCAATATCTCGAAAGTGAAAGCGAACAGCTTACCGCAGACGTGCTCAAACAGGTTAATGAAAAATATGAAGCGCTGCTGGTACGCCCGCTGCAGCTCAAAGACTTGTACACAAAAAAACTCTGCGAATTGTCAGGTGGAGAATTGCAGCGCGTTGCCATTGCGCAATGCCTTGCCCGCGATGCTCAATTATATCTACTTGACGAGCCATCAGCGTATCTTGACGTCGAACAGCGTCTCGCCGTCGCAAAAGTGATTCGCGAAGTGATGGAACATAAAGGGGCAAGTTGTCTGGTGGTTGACCACGACCTGCTGTTTGTTGATTACCTTTCCAATCGAGTATGTGTGTGCACGGGAGTTGCAGCACACAGCGGCACTATTGAAGGGCCATTTGACAAAGAACATGGCATGAACATGTTTTTGAAAGAAATGAATTTGACGTTCCGCAAGGATCCTGAAAGTTTTCGTCCGCGCGCCAACAAGCCGGGCAGCCAAATTGACCAACAACAGCGGGCAAGTGGGAAAATGTATGGGTGA
- a CDS encoding valine--tRNA ligase: MADALDFSKLENYDPLVQEPLIQAFWEKNKIYAFNQNTQKEIYSIDTPPPTVSGKMHMGHAFSYSQQDFVARYKRMRGYEVFYPFGTDDNGLATERLIEKMNKVTARKMDRQAFIALCLKTLEGLRTEYVQDWKRIGFSADFSLFYSTINAHSQRISQRSFVQLYHQGRIYQKESPTIWCPQCQSGFAQVELEDVEMTSHFNDIVFKAGAKDLVIGTTRPEMLAACVAVLVNPHDQRYTKLIGTFTKVPLYNHEVPILADEKADPSKGTGVVMCCTFGDQTDVEWWYKHHLPLRELINKDGTLTTLAGTYAGMPTRDARKAIIEELRTKGLLLVQKQITHAVKVHERCGTEIEFLKTKQWFLRYLDLKEQFLEAGSQLNWHPKFMKVRLDHWIQGLQWDWCLSRQRFFGVPIPIWYCKKCSVPVIAEEKDLPVDPLQSFPKKKCACGCKEFIPEKDVLDTWATSSHTPELAVELVSDHTLRAKLFPMSLRPQAHDIITFWLFNTLVKSQLHHQKNPWKDVIISGFALDPHGRKMSKSKGNVVEPQTVTAKYGADALRFWAAGSKLGDDLPYQEKDIVTGKKMVVKLWNAARFAMTHLESYTPGKLSPPKKFLLMDRWLRSKLHGLIKRSTEAFDQYEYSKVKTDVEKFFWHDFCDNYLEIIKGRLYNTEQYGHDSTESARSTLYRALFSILKLTAPLLPFITEAVYQRSFHHHEKILSIHHTTWPDYDESQIDKTADEAGDLLIDIITAVRKAKSDKTVSLGKDVAKILIECTGQEQMMLEEAIDDIKNTTRAAAIEFGAVEKGVKCLNTDVKVGVVF, from the coding sequence ATGGCTGATGCTCTTGATTTTTCAAAGCTTGAGAACTACGACCCACTCGTGCAGGAGCCGCTGATTCAGGCATTCTGGGAAAAAAACAAGATTTACGCATTCAACCAAAACACCCAGAAAGAAATCTATTCCATTGACACGCCGCCGCCGACCGTGTCTGGAAAAATGCACATGGGGCATGCATTCTCCTATTCCCAGCAAGACTTTGTCGCGCGGTACAAGCGTATGCGCGGCTATGAAGTTTTCTATCCTTTCGGCACCGACGACAACGGCCTTGCGACCGAGCGGCTCATTGAAAAAATGAACAAGGTCACGGCCCGAAAAATGGACCGTCAGGCGTTCATTGCGCTCTGCCTGAAAACCCTTGAAGGCCTTCGCACTGAATATGTGCAGGATTGGAAACGGATTGGTTTCTCTGCGGATTTTTCGCTGTTTTATTCAACCATCAACGCGCACAGCCAGCGTATTTCCCAGCGCTCGTTTGTCCAGCTCTATCATCAAGGCAGAATTTACCAGAAAGAATCTCCGACCATCTGGTGCCCGCAGTGCCAGTCCGGCTTTGCCCAAGTTGAGCTGGAAGACGTCGAGATGACCAGCCATTTCAACGACATTGTTTTCAAAGCAGGCGCAAAAGATCTCGTAATCGGCACCACACGGCCGGAAATGCTTGCTGCCTGCGTCGCCGTACTCGTGAATCCGCATGACCAGCGCTACACAAAACTGATTGGCACCTTTACGAAAGTTCCGCTCTACAATCACGAAGTTCCAATTCTTGCCGACGAAAAAGCAGACCCCTCCAAAGGCACAGGTGTTGTCATGTGCTGCACGTTTGGCGACCAGACCGATGTGGAATGGTGGTACAAACATCATCTTCCATTGCGCGAACTTATCAACAAGGACGGGACGCTCACCACTCTTGCCGGAACCTACGCGGGCATGCCAACGAGAGATGCGCGAAAGGCGATCATCGAGGAGCTTCGAACCAAGGGATTGCTGCTCGTGCAGAAACAAATCACTCACGCGGTAAAAGTGCACGAGCGGTGCGGTACTGAAATAGAATTCCTGAAAACAAAACAATGGTTCCTGCGCTATCTTGATCTCAAAGAGCAATTTCTTGAAGCCGGCAGCCAACTGAATTGGCATCCAAAATTCATGAAGGTTCGCCTTGACCATTGGATTCAGGGACTGCAGTGGGACTGGTGCCTCAGTAGGCAACGGTTCTTTGGCGTTCCCATTCCGATATGGTACTGTAAAAAGTGTTCAGTGCCAGTCATTGCCGAGGAAAAAGACCTGCCCGTTGATCCGTTGCAGTCGTTTCCAAAGAAAAAATGTGCCTGCGGCTGCAAAGAATTCATTCCGGAAAAAGATGTGCTTGACACCTGGGCAACATCGTCGCACACGCCGGAACTTGCCGTCGAATTAGTCAGCGACCACACCCTACGGGCAAAACTTTTTCCCATGAGTCTGCGCCCACAAGCCCACGACATCATCACGTTTTGGCTCTTCAACACTCTCGTCAAGAGCCAGCTGCACCATCAGAAAAATCCGTGGAAGGATGTTATTATTTCCGGCTTTGCGCTTGACCCGCACGGCAGAAAAATGTCCAAATCAAAAGGTAATGTCGTGGAGCCGCAAACCGTGACAGCGAAGTACGGTGCTGACGCGCTGCGTTTCTGGGCAGCAGGATCAAAACTCGGTGATGACCTTCCCTATCAGGAAAAAGATATTGTGACTGGAAAGAAAATGGTCGTTAAGCTCTGGAACGCGGCGCGATTTGCCATGACGCATCTCGAATCGTACACTCCGGGAAAACTTTCTCCACCAAAAAAATTCCTGCTCATGGATCGTTGGCTTCGCTCAAAATTACACGGTCTTATCAAGCGCAGCACCGAGGCGTTTGACCAGTACGAATATTCAAAAGTAAAAACTGATGTTGAAAAATTTTTCTGGCATGACTTCTGCGATAATTACCTCGAAATCATCAAGGGACGGCTGTACAACACCGAACAGTATGGGCACGATTCAACAGAATCAGCGCGTAGCACACTGTACCGCGCACTGTTTTCGATACTGAAACTCACTGCGCCACTTCTCCCCTTTATCACCGAAGCAGTATATCAGCGCTCATTTCACCACCATGAAAAAATCCTGAGCATCCATCACACTACCTGGCCGGACTATGATGAATCGCAGATTGATAAAACCGCTGACGAAGCTGGTGACTTGCTCATTGACATCATCACTGCAGTGCGCAAGGCAAAATCAGACAAAACAGTTTCCCTCGGCAAAGACGTTGCGAAAATTCTGATTGAATGCACCGGACAAGAACAGATGATGCTTGAAGAAGCGATCGATGACATAAAAAATACAACGCGCGCCGCAGCAATTGAGTTTGGTGCCGTTGAAAAAGGAGTGAAATGCCTGAACACCGACGTCAAGGTTGGCGTTGTGTTTTGA
- the cysS gene encoding cysteine--tRNA ligase — protein MRIYNTLTKKKEPFKPLVPGKIGMYLCGPTVYDYGHIGHARSAIAFDVIRRYFLLKGFAVTFVSNFTDVDDKIINRAKERGKTESALSEEMIQAYQEDYGKLGIMKSDVAPKATEHIQEMIDLITQLEKKRAVYEIEFDGIYFDLKKCKAYGKLSGQKLAKLKKEARHTVAEGKKHPHDFCLWKYQKPGEPFWNAPWQAGRPGWHIECSAMCLKHLGKTLDIHAGGQDLIFPHHENEIAQSETANGAPFARYWMHNGFVTVDNEKMSKSLGNFFTIRDVLKKYDARIVRFFLLSTQYRQPINFADTLLDQAKNGLERLYDFMGMLTKTEHAPGTIRAEVKKALATAQKGFENCMDDDFDISGALGHVFDCVKEIYRFNNDKKLTTGEAKQILGCIKKVDSVLNVLAHKEENIDADIKKLIAQREAARKKKDWKTADKIRDELAQQGIRLDDTPDGVVWKRR, from the coding sequence ATGCGCATCTACAACACACTCACCAAGAAAAAAGAGCCCTTCAAGCCGCTGGTACCCGGCAAAATCGGGATGTACCTCTGCGGACCGACCGTGTATGACTACGGTCACATCGGCCACGCGCGCAGTGCGATTGCGTTTGATGTCATTCGCCGCTATTTTTTGCTGAAAGGATTTGCAGTCACCTTTGTTTCTAATTTCACTGATGTTGATGACAAAATTATCAACCGCGCCAAGGAGCGCGGAAAAACAGAATCAGCGCTCAGTGAAGAAATGATACAGGCGTATCAGGAAGACTATGGGAAATTAGGGATTATGAAATCAGACGTTGCGCCGAAAGCAACTGAGCATATTCAGGAAATGATAGACTTGATTACCCAGCTTGAAAAAAAACGTGCAGTGTATGAAATTGAATTTGATGGTATTTATTTTGACCTTAAAAAATGCAAAGCATACGGAAAACTCTCCGGCCAGAAACTGGCCAAGCTCAAAAAAGAGGCGCGCCATACGGTTGCCGAGGGGAAAAAACATCCGCATGATTTCTGCCTGTGGAAATACCAAAAGCCGGGCGAGCCGTTCTGGAACGCGCCGTGGCAAGCAGGGCGGCCGGGCTGGCATATTGAATGCAGTGCCATGTGCCTGAAACACCTCGGCAAAACCCTTGACATCCACGCAGGAGGGCAAGACCTTATTTTCCCCCACCACGAAAACGAAATTGCGCAGAGCGAAACAGCGAATGGCGCACCGTTTGCGCGCTACTGGATGCACAACGGTTTTGTGACGGTGGACAATGAAAAAATGTCAAAATCCTTAGGAAACTTTTTTACCATTCGCGACGTGCTGAAAAAATACGACGCGCGCATTGTACGCTTTTTTTTGCTGTCAACCCAATACAGACAGCCCATCAACTTTGCTGACACGCTGTTGGATCAGGCAAAGAACGGCCTCGAACGGCTGTATGATTTTATGGGCATGCTGACCAAAACAGAGCACGCGCCCGGCACGATCCGAGCTGAAGTGAAGAAAGCGCTGGCAACAGCACAGAAAGGATTTGAAAATTGTATGGATGACGATTTTGATATTTCTGGGGCATTAGGCCATGTGTTTGACTGCGTCAAAGAAATCTACCGGTTCAACAACGACAAAAAACTCACTACAGGAGAAGCAAAACAGATTCTCGGATGTATAAAAAAAGTTGATTCAGTGCTCAACGTACTTGCCCACAAAGAGGAAAATATTGACGCAGACATCAAAAAACTCATTGCCCAACGCGAAGCAGCACGAAAAAAAAAGGATTGGAAAACTGCAGACAAGATACGCGACGAGCTTGCGCAGCAGGGCATCCGGCTCGACGACACGCCTGATGGCGTGGTGTGGAAGAGGCGGTGA
- a CDS encoding DsbA family protein, with product MAAKNPWKLATLVLALLLLISFFVPKNLLRPWESTDTATNSVVPALVDTSYDPAVQVAIINDKTCTLCDASNVETGLRTYFPTVQIKTIDVASSAGKSLIKRFNLQTLPSFIFDAAITATANYDKVKSGLIQKEGVYLLNPAMTGAGRLIHNPNVLPDDAAEGSENAPVVMFEFSDFQCPFCKKFFDETYPLLKKDYIDTGKVRLIFRHLPLDIHEFAAQTALAAQCANDQKKFWDYHDVLFVHQSALDVDSLKKYAADLKLDTTQFGDCLNTVKHAQRIAGDIAYATSIGISGTPSFVINRVVISGAQPYEIFKTILDAELKK from the coding sequence ATGGCAGCCAAAAACCCGTGGAAGCTTGCAACCTTGGTGCTTGCATTACTCCTGCTTATCTCCTTTTTTGTACCAAAAAATCTTCTGCGGCCGTGGGAATCAACTGACACTGCCACCAATTCGGTGGTTCCTGCACTTGTTGACACATCGTACGACCCGGCGGTTCAGGTTGCCATCATCAACGACAAGACCTGCACGCTTTGTGACGCCTCGAATGTTGAAACTGGCCTTCGTACCTATTTTCCAACGGTGCAGATAAAAACAATTGACGTCGCAAGCTCCGCCGGAAAGTCCCTTATCAAACGCTTCAATTTGCAAACACTTCCGTCATTTATTTTTGATGCCGCGATCACCGCAACAGCAAATTACGACAAAGTCAAGTCTGGGTTGATTCAAAAAGAAGGTGTGTACCTGCTTAACCCAGCGATGACTGGTGCAGGCCGCCTTATACACAATCCGAACGTGCTTCCTGATGATGCAGCAGAAGGTTCAGAGAATGCTCCTGTAGTGATGTTTGAATTTTCCGATTTCCAATGCCCCTTCTGCAAAAAGTTTTTCGACGAGACCTACCCTCTGCTGAAGAAGGACTACATCGATACCGGCAAGGTTCGCCTGATATTCCGCCACCTGCCGCTTGACATTCACGAGTTCGCTGCGCAGACCGCGCTTGCGGCGCAGTGTGCTAACGACCAGAAAAAATTCTGGGACTACCATGATGTTTTGTTCGTTCACCAAAGCGCGCTTGATGTTGATAGCCTGAAAAAATATGCAGCGGATTTGAAGCTTGACACCACCCAATTTGGCGACTGCCTCAACACCGTCAAACACGCCCAGCGCATTGCCGGCGATATCGCCTATGCCACCAGCATCGGCATTTCTGGTACGCCGAGCTTTGTCATTAATAGAGTGGTCATCAGCGGTGCTCAGCCGTACGAAATTTTTAAGACGATTCTCGACGCTGAGCTGAAAAAATGA
- a CDS encoding thymidine phosphorylase, with protein sequence MKTGPELIEDAQKGRFSLDDFAGSVQHLQVQPIHVAALLGTLYARDPSSYGSISGPVLSIARDSGPIQYNGFVPSFTGVFDTSAEDAFVTNLLNAKVNHTAWNAPEIDELVQGYCSERFAHHHMAALLGAIMVQGLTTAETVALTTAMTNSGNRLSFPSLDAKGLVGVDKHSTGGVGDGTSLVLAPLVAAACDSVYVAMMSGRVLNHTGGTLNKLEAIPGFRVDFSASELEAILGETRCAIFGQTAELAPADKKIYALRDATGCVANDGLIVGSILSKKLAAGVQVLAMDAKFGNGAFLSDYDTCRNFAQLIVDVAAGNGMKARAFTTDMNEPLGMYAGNKLEVAWAVECLNGYHGDSRFMHVTYRLAQEMIAQADPLSVAPSQLRYLIGGHTVPGRQTPYEKFKAMVTAQGGDVNVGGLGSLDPDNHTRMRGIPLQRLAAQRCDRYILRRLNPQRTTHLHYVTAPKFGSVSECGYVTSFDVKQIGDEVHRLGDATNPDVGVIFTRQRGDLVAAGDVLAVVLHDGKTGNPEAFGRYIHLDREPPKDEPLIRAMISPSQQ encoded by the coding sequence ATGAAGACAGGCCCGGAACTGATTGAGGATGCACAGAAAGGCCGCTTTTCTCTTGACGATTTTGCCGGTTCAGTTCAGCACCTGCAGGTTCAGCCAATCCATGTCGCGGCATTGCTTGGCACACTCTATGCACGGGATCCTTCCTCGTATGGTTCAATTTCTGGTCCTGTTTTGTCCATTGCTCGGGACAGTGGTCCTATCCAGTATAATGGATTTGTTCCGAGTTTTACCGGCGTGTTCGATACTTCGGCTGAAGATGCATTCGTAACAAATCTTCTTAATGCAAAGGTTAACCACACCGCATGGAACGCGCCAGAAATTGACGAGCTCGTGCAGGGATATTGTAGCGAACGGTTTGCCCATCATCACATGGCCGCCCTGCTCGGCGCCATCATGGTACAAGGATTGACCACTGCTGAAACCGTTGCGCTCACCACTGCAATGACAAATTCCGGCAACCGTCTCTCATTTCCATCGCTCGACGCAAAAGGCCTTGTTGGGGTCGATAAGCACAGCACCGGCGGCGTTGGCGACGGTACGAGCCTTGTGCTTGCACCGTTGGTTGCAGCGGCGTGTGACTCGGTGTATGTGGCGATGATGTCTGGTCGCGTACTGAACCATACCGGCGGCACCCTGAATAAGCTTGAGGCTATTCCTGGATTTCGCGTCGATTTCAGCGCGTCAGAACTTGAAGCAATTCTTGGTGAAACACGATGCGCTATCTTTGGCCAGACCGCCGAGCTTGCGCCGGCGGATAAGAAAATCTACGCGTTGCGTGATGCAACTGGCTGTGTGGCAAACGACGGGCTGATTGTTGGTAGCATCTTGAGCAAGAAACTTGCTGCAGGGGTGCAGGTGCTGGCCATGGATGCAAAATTCGGCAACGGCGCGTTCTTGAGCGACTATGATACCTGCAGAAACTTTGCCCAGCTCATTGTTGACGTCGCCGCAGGAAACGGCATGAAAGCGCGCGCTTTTACCACTGACATGAACGAGCCGCTGGGCATGTACGCCGGCAATAAGCTCGAGGTTGCATGGGCAGTTGAATGTTTGAATGGATACCACGGCGATTCACGCTTTATGCATGTTACCTATCGCCTTGCGCAAGAAATGATTGCGCAAGCAGATCCGTTATCAGTTGCACCGTCACAGCTCCGTTATCTTATTGGTGGGCATACCGTCCCCGGTCGGCAAACTCCCTATGAAAAATTCAAGGCAATGGTCACAGCACAGGGTGGGGATGTTAATGTTGGCGGTCTTGGCTCTCTTGACCCTGACAACCATACCAGAATGAGAGGTATACCCTTGCAACGATTGGCAGCACAGAGATGTGATAGATACATTCTCCGCCGTTTGAATCCGCAAAGAACAACTCACCTTCATTATGTTACTGCCCCTAAATTTGGTTCTGTTAGCGAATGTGGCTACGTCACGAGCTTCGACGTGAAACAAATTGGCGACGAAGTACATCGGCTTGGCGACGCCACAAATCCTGATGTTGGCGTCATCTTCACAAGACAGCGCGGCGATCTTGTTGCTGCAGGCGACGTTCTCGCCGTGGTTCTTCACGACGGAAAAACAGGAAATCCAGAAGCATTTGGCAGGTACATTCATCTCGACCGCGAGCCGCCGAAAGACGAGCCACTCATCCGCGCGATGATTTCACCGTCGCAGCAATAA
- a CDS encoding inositol monophosphatase family protein, which translates to MVKHSAFLHTAIKAAKAAGVIIRKNFDSAPTVSIKKDSSFLTTTDLAAEKEIITILKKTFPHHQIYSEEAGAIRSAGTSEYLWLVDPLDGTTNFSIHNPFFNTAIALLHNGTPIVAVVYNPIANELFYAERGTGAFLNKKQIHVSAEKDPRNGVLSFCHGSTDKAVARSCLVSTSLKKNLTKHVRQLGAADLDMCYVAAGRVLCYYSTGPVLHPYDIYPGMLIAQEAGAVVSDSAGKPFTSKSTDILVSAPSVYDELLKHIHAALKHH; encoded by the coding sequence ATGGTGAAACACTCTGCTTTTTTGCATACAGCGATAAAGGCGGCGAAAGCAGCCGGCGTCATCATCAGAAAAAATTTTGACTCTGCTCCGACCGTGAGCATCAAAAAAGATAGCTCTTTTTTGACGACTACTGACCTTGCGGCAGAGAAAGAAATCATCACCATTCTCAAAAAAACATTTCCCCACCACCAGATATACTCCGAGGAAGCAGGCGCAATTCGCAGTGCAGGAACATCCGAGTATCTCTGGCTCGTTGACCCACTTGATGGCACAACCAACTTTTCTATTCATAATCCGTTCTTCAACACCGCTATCGCGCTTCTGCACAACGGCACACCCATCGTTGCAGTGGTGTACAATCCAATTGCCAATGAGCTTTTTTACGCCGAGCGCGGAACGGGCGCGTTTCTGAACAAAAAACAGATTCATGTTTCAGCGGAAAAAGATCCGAGAAATGGGGTGTTGAGTTTTTGCCACGGCTCAACTGATAAGGCAGTTGCGCGTAGTTGCCTGGTTTCCACATCACTCAAGAAAAACCTGACAAAACATGTTCGCCAGCTGGGCGCTGCGGATTTGGATATGTGTTATGTTGCAGCCGGCCGCGTGCTGTGCTACTACTCCACCGGCCCGGTGCTGCACCCGTATGACATTTACCCCGGCATGCTCATTGCGCAGGAAGCCGGCGCCGTGGTATCTGATTCAGCAGGAAAACCATTTACCTCAAAAAGCACGGATATCCTCGTCAGCGCCCCCAGCGTGTATGATGAGCTGCTGAAACATATTCACGCAGCGCTTAAACACCACTGA
- a CDS encoding DoxX family protein: protein MDYDHHMWTSVLMRLSLGVVFLAAGVLKLFFNFAPPIEKIVFFMPKETSLALLGIVEFVVGALLLLGLLTRAASVIAGLLLVGFVLSSFALGVFVSQFIIKDFVLLSAALHFMMHGAPAFSVDSLIQRI, encoded by the coding sequence ATGGACTATGACCATCATATGTGGACCAGTGTGCTCATGCGGCTCTCGCTTGGCGTTGTCTTCCTTGCTGCTGGTGTGTTAAAGCTCTTTTTTAACTTCGCACCACCGATTGAAAAAATTGTTTTCTTCATGCCCAAAGAAACATCCCTCGCGCTTCTCGGCATTGTGGAATTTGTCGTTGGTGCCCTGCTCCTGCTCGGCCTGCTGACCCGCGCTGCATCGGTCATTGCAGGGCTTCTGCTGGTTGGATTCGTGCTGAGCTCATTTGCGCTCGGTGTTTTTGTTTCACAGTTTATCATCAAAGATTTTGTCCTGCTGTCTGCAGCATTGCATTTCATGATGCATGGCGCACCAGCGTTCAGCGTTGACTCGCTTATTCAGCGGATCTAA
- a CDS encoding carbamate kinase, which produces MILVALGGNALLQHGEKPSIAAELRNAETAVHHLAPLLANKKLVITHGNGPQVGAILLRSELAKNAVYALPLAVCNAESEGEIGYILEQAVRNVFLKKKIRREVASLVTLVEVGKNDPAFRKPTKPIGPFYTKKQAVLLARKGMSIINDSGRGYRRVVASPKPVRIIGSVVIEKLARAGIIVIASGGGGIPVISTKNRLQGIDAVIDKDYASARLAHDIDAAVFIMVTDVPCVYLNYGTTRQKKLLRLTVADAKKYLRDGQFSEGSMKPKIEAAISFLTDGNHRARKALIVSITDVEAAIHGIAGTTITR; this is translated from the coding sequence GTGATTCTGGTAGCCCTTGGCGGCAATGCCCTGCTTCAGCACGGGGAAAAGCCATCCATTGCCGCAGAATTGCGCAATGCAGAAACTGCTGTTCACCATCTGGCGCCTCTGCTGGCCAACAAAAAGCTCGTCATCACCCACGGCAATGGTCCGCAGGTTGGCGCGATTCTTCTTCGAAGTGAGCTTGCAAAAAATGCCGTGTACGCGCTTCCGCTTGCCGTCTGCAACGCAGAATCCGAAGGTGAGATTGGCTATATCCTTGAGCAGGCAGTGCGGAATGTGTTTCTCAAGAAAAAAATACGCCGCGAGGTTGCCAGCCTTGTTACACTCGTTGAAGTTGGCAAAAATGATCCAGCATTTCGAAAGCCAACTAAACCAATCGGGCCTTTCTACACAAAAAAACAGGCAGTGCTGCTCGCACGAAAAGGCATGTCCATTATCAACGATTCAGGCAGGGGATATCGCCGCGTGGTGGCGTCGCCAAAACCAGTGCGCATCATCGGCAGTGTAGTGATTGAAAAACTTGCCCGTGCGGGTATTATCGTCATTGCTTCTGGCGGCGGAGGCATTCCAGTTATATCAACAAAAAACCGTTTGCAAGGCATTGATGCGGTTATTGACAAGGACTATGCTTCGGCGCGGCTTGCGCATGATATCGATGCTGCTGTTTTTATCATGGTGACTGACGTGCCGTGCGTGTACCTGAACTATGGCACGACCCGCCAAAAAAAACTTTTACGGCTGACCGTTGCTGACGCAAAAAAATATCTTCGGGACGGCCAATTTTCCGAAGGAAGCATGAAACCGAAGATTGAAGCAGCAATCAGCTTTCTTACGGATGGTAATCATCGCGCGCGAAAAGCACTTATTGTCTCAATTACCGATGTCGAGGCCGCGATACACGGCATTGCAGGCACAACCATCACCCGGTGA